The nucleotide sequence CGATGTGGTCCACGACCCAAGCTGGAGAGTCTGGAGCGATGATCGGATCCAAGGAATCATCGAATCTCGTGTGATCGCAACCCGACGCATCGGCATTCGACGATCGGCCGACCGGAAATTGCGATTCATCGTCGACGGAAATCGATTCGTCAGCGGCAAGGCGGGTGACCACAGGCGTCCACCCCGCGAAAGTCTGTTGGAATTGGCGGCGGACCTTTGAGTGCCCGCGGCCAACGCTTGATTTTCGCATGCTGACGGTTTGCAGTGCCCCAGCCAGCCTTTCATTGGCAAATCAATGAAGGGAACGCTCAGGCCGCCATGCGTTGGGGTTGTTCCGCGGCGACTTCTTGGGCCATCACTTCTTCGGCCAAGGCGCGATAGTCCGCCGCACCGTTGCTTTCGCCGCTGTACTGGAAAATCGACTGGCCGAAACTGGGGGCTTCGGCAAGACGGATGTTGCGGCGGATGCGAGTGTCAAAGAACTGGGCGTCTTGGAAGAAACGCCGCGAGCCGGTGTTGGCGGCAAAGAATTCGTCGATGTCCGTGCTGACTTCCGCGGCCAAGCGGGTATTCGAATCGTACATGCACAGCATCACGCCGGTCAGACGCAGTTGTGAATTCAGCCGACGCGAAACCACTTCGATCGTCCGCAACAACTTGCTAAGCCCGTGCAGCGCGAGGAAGTGTGGCTGCAGCGGCAAGAAGACTTCCCCCACAGCGACCAGCGCGTTGACCGTCAACACGCCAAGGCTGGGCGGGCAATCCAGAATGAAGTAATCGTACGGTTCTTCGTCCGCGTCCATTTTGTCACGCAGGATCATTTCCCTTCCGACTTCGCTGGCCAGTTCCAGTTCCGATGCGGCCAAATCCAAGTTGGCCGGCACGATCGAAAGATTGTCCGAAAGGTTGCGACGCGCCTGGTCGATGGAAAGGTCACCGCACAGCACTTCGTACATGCTGGGGTCGCCATCCAGTGTGGTGATGCCCAGGTGCAACGATGCGTGCGCCTGGGGATCCAGGTCAAGGACACAGACGCGGCGTCCGGCTTCGGCCAAAGCGGCGGCCAGGTTCACCGAAGTCGTCGTTTTGCCGACGCCACCCTTTTGATTGATCACGGCGATCGATCGCATGTTGGTCTCCCTGCAGTTTGGAATTGCGAGCGGTACGCTGCCCACTTGAAAGTTCAAGAAGCCCGCCGCCGGGACAGCTGTTGATAGGCTAATAGCACGTCGTACAGGTCCGCGTCGATACGAACCGGGTCGTCCGCGAAATCGTGCAGCCAAGATCGACCGTTTTCCGCGGCCTCCATCAATAGCGGCATCAGGGTTTTGACGGACACCGA is from Crateriforma conspicua and encodes:
- a CDS encoding ParA family protein, with translation MRSIAVINQKGGVGKTTTSVNLAAALAEAGRRVCVLDLDPQAHASLHLGITTLDGDPSMYEVLCGDLSIDQARRNLSDNLSIVPANLDLAASELELASEVGREMILRDKMDADEEPYDYFILDCPPSLGVLTVNALVAVGEVFLPLQPHFLALHGLSKLLRTIEVVSRRLNSQLRLTGVMLCMYDSNTRLAAEVSTDIDEFFAANTGSRRFFQDAQFFDTRIRRNIRLAEAPSFGQSIFQYSGESNGAADYRALAEEVMAQEVAAEQPQRMAA